The genomic segment TGCAGCCACGACGCCGAGCGCCGCGCGCGCCTCGAGGCGGCGGGGGCCGAGGTGCTGGTGCTGGCTTCAGGGATCAACGGGCGCGTCGACCTGGAGGCGCTGCTGGGGTATCTGGCCAATCAGGAGCAGGCCAACGAAGTGCTGGTGGAGACCGGCGCGACCCTGGCCGGGGCGATGCTCGACGCCGAGCTGGTCGACGAGATCCAGTTGTTCATGGCGCCGACCCTGCTGGGCGGCGAGGCGCGGCCGCTGTTCAGCCTGCCGGGGCTCGAGACCATGGCCCAGCAGCGGGCGCTGGATATCCTCGATATTCGCGCGGTGGGCCGCGACTGGCGAATCACCGCGCGCCCGCAGCGCCGCGGCCACTAAGGAGCTTGGCCACGAAGGGACGAAGCCAAAGCGGCGCCGGGGACAGGTCTGAAGAGGGTTCGATTCCATGGAAGGAATCGGTAGCGTACAGGGAAGTATTTATAGCGCCCTCGTACAGACCTGTCGCCGGATATGCCGCGCACTGGATAAATAGGTAGCGCCGGGGACAGGGCTATCGCAGGTAGGCAACACCGCTCGGAACTGATCCGTCGGCAGGCCTACGAGAGGGCGCTGTGAACCCCTCCCTGGGCGCTACCTTGCGCCATCCATGGCGCAAACCCTCTCTTCGGCCTGCCCCCGGCGTCCTCGCTCTGGGGGCTATCTACTGGCGCCCGACGCCGCGCCAAGGTACCCTGAGCGCCGATTCAAAATGGGCGTTGGTGTCCGAACGTTCACCCGCCGCCACCGTGCGGCGCCCATGGGCATAGCGATTTGGAGTTTGCATGGCTAAGGCTTCACAGGATTCCAGCGCCGACCAGGCGACTGGCATGGCCTCGATCGCCGAGCTGATCGACGACATTCGTCAGGGCAAGATGGTGATCCTGATGGACGATGAGGATCGCGAGAACGAGGGCGATGTGATCATGGCCGCCGAGAAGGTCGAGGCCCAGCACATCAACTTCATGGCCCGCCACGCGCGCGGCCTGATCTGCCTGCCGATGACCCGCGAGCGCTGCCAGCGCCTCAAGCTGCCGCTGATGGTCAGCGACAACGGCTCCGGCTTCGGCACCAAGTTCACGCTCTCCATCGAGGCCGCCGAGGGCGTCTCCACCGGCATCTCCGCCGCCGACCGTGCGCGCACCGTGCAGGCTGCCGTGGCCCGCGATGCCAGGGCCGAGGATATCGTCCAGCCCGGGCACATCTTTCCGCTGATGGCCGAGCCGGGCGGCGTGCTGCGCCGTGCCGGGCACACCGAGGCGGCCTGCGACCTGGCGGCCATGGCCGGCCTCGACCCCAGCGGCGTGATCTGCGAAGTCATGAACGATGACGGCAGCATGGCGCGGCGCCCCGAGCTCGAACGCTTCGCCGCCGAGCACGGCCTCAAGATGGGCACCATCGCCGACCTGATCCACTATCGCATTCACAACGAGCAGACCATCGACCACGTCGAGTCGACCCAGGTGCAGACCAGCTTCGGCGCACTCGACCTGCACGTGTTCCGCGACAGCATCCAGGGCGCCCATCACCTGGCGCTGGTCAAGGGCCGGCCGTCACCCGAGGTGCCGACCACGGTGCGCGTCCACCTGGCCGACGTGATGCGCGATCTGCTGTGCCTGCAGAAGGGCGACAACGCCAGTTGGAGCGCCAGCGGCGCCATCGCCGAAGTGGCCCGTGCCGAGGCCGGCGTCTTCGTGCTGCTCGACGACGGCCGCCCGCGCCAGGACTTCCTCGACTACCTCGAGGTGTTCCTCGAGCGCCGCCGTCAGCCGCGTGGCAGCGAGTCCGACGGCGCCGGCAACTACCTGACCATCGGCACCGGCTCGCAGATCCTGCGCCACCTGGGCGTCGGCAAGATGCGCCTGCTCAGCTCGCCGTGGAAGTTCTCGGCGCTGTCGGGCTTCGATCTGGAAGTGGTCGAACGGCTGGACCCCTAGCGTTCGACGGGTTTCAATTTCAGCACTACCGTTTACAGCAGGAATCAGAGCATGCAACCGATCTCCCAAGTCGAAGGCAACTTCACCGACGTCGATGGCCGCTACGTGATCGTGGTCGGGCGCTTCAACCACCACGTGGTGGATAGCCTGGTCGAGGGCGCCGTCGACAGCCTGGTGCGCCACGGCGTGGACGCCGAGCATATCGATATCGTCCATGTGCCGGGGGCCTGGGAGCTGCCGCTGGCGGTCAAGCGCGCGCTCAAGGTCGCCAAGCCGGACGCAGTGATCGCGCTGGGTGCGGTGATTCGCGGCGGCACGCCGCATTTCGAATACGTGGCCGGTAACTGCAATGCGGCGCTGGGCAACCTGCAGCTCGAGTTCGACACCCCGGTGGCCAACGGCGTGCTGACCGTCAACTCCATCGAGCAGGCCATCGAGCGTGCCGGCACCAAGGCCGGCAACAAGGGCGCCGAGGCGGCCATGGCGGCGATGGAGATGGTCTCGCTGCTCAAGCACTTCGGAGGTGATGAATGAAGGAGTCGCGTCGCGCTCCCTCGGCGGCGCAGCAGGCCCGTCATGCGGCTCGCGAGCTGGCCGTGCAGGGGCTCTACCAGTGGCAGATGACCGGCAAGTCGATTACCGCCGTGGAAGCCGAGTTTCGCAGCCAGATCGCCGACGACGACCTCGAGGACCACGAGAACTGGGCCAAGGTCATGGAGATCGCCGACCTGGCGCTGTTCCACGAGCTGCTGCACAACGTGGTGCGCTTCCGCGACGACCTGGATGCCGCCATCACACCGCTGCTCGACCGTCGCCTGGAAGAGCTAGATCCCATCGAGCTCGCCATCCTGCGTTTGGGCACCTATGAGCTCTCGCGGCGCCTCGAGGTGCCCTATCGCGCGGTCATCAACGAAGGCGTCGAGCTGGCCAAGTCGTTCGGTGCCACCGACGGCCACAAGTACGTCAACGGCATTCTCGACAAGCTCGCCGCTCGCCTGCGCTACGCCGAGGTCAGCGCGCGTCGCTGAGTCGTCGATCAAGATGCTTAGCGAATTCGAGCTCATCGCCCGTCATTTCGCGCGCTCGCCCCAGGCTGAGGCCCACGGCGTGCAGCTTGGCGTGGGCGACGATTGTGCGCTGCTGGCGCCGAGTGCCGGCTGCCAGTTGGCGGTCAGCGTCGATACCTCGGTGGCCGGGGTGCATTTCCCCGCTGACGCGCCACCCGCGGCCATCGGCCATCGCGCCCTGGCGGTCGCCCTCAGCGACCTGGCCGCGATGGGCGCCACGCCGCGCTGGTGCCTGATGGCGCTGACGCTGCCCGAGGTCGACCACGCCTGGCTCGGCGAGTTCGCGGCAGGCTTCCACGCGCTGTGTGCCGAGACCGGCGTGTCCCTGGTGGGCGGCGACGTGACCCGCGGCGGCCTGGCGGTGAGCGTGACCGTACACGGCGAGGTGCCGACCGGCGCGGCGTTGACCCGCAGCGCGGCGCGGCCCGGCGATGTGCTGGCGGTGACCGGCACACTCGGCGCGGCGCACGCCGGGCTCAAGGCCTGGCAAGCGGGACAGCGCGATCTGGCGCAGCCCCTGCTGGCGCGCTACCTGCTCCCCCAGCCGCGTCTCGACGCGGGCCTGGCGCTGCGCGGCCTGGCCAGCGCGGCGATCGATCTCTCCGACGGCCTGCTGCCCGATCTCGGCCACCTGTGTCAGGCCTCCGGGGTCGGCGCCGAGCTCGACGCCGCGGCACTGCCGCTGGCCGACGGTCTGGTCGCGGCGCTGGGCGAGGAGGGTGCCCGCCAGGCGGCGCTGGCCGGCGGCGACGACTACGAACTGCTGGTCAGCCTGCCCGCGGCGGCGCTGGACGAGGCCCGGCGGCGACTCGCCGAGATCGGCGTGGCCCTGACCGTCATCGGCCGCTGCAGCGCCACGCCGGGGGTGCGCGGCGTGGCCGCGGTCGATGGCTGGCAGCACTTCCCGGGAGGTGAGGCATGAACCGCGCTCCCGCCAGCGTCTGGCGACGCCCCACCCACTTCCTGGCCTTCGGTCTCGGCAGCGGCACCGTGCCCTGGGCGCCGGGCACCTTCGGTACCCTGGCGGCGATTCCCTTCTACTGGCTGATGTCGGAACTGCCGCTCTCCTGGTACATGCTGATCATCCTCGCCACCTTCATCATCGGCGTATGGCTGTGCGAGGTGACTTCGCGGGATCTCGGCGTCCACGACCACTCCGGCATCGTCTGGGACGAATTCGTCGGCTACTGGATCACCATGGCAGCGGTGCCGTTCTCCTGGGAGGCGGCACTGTGGGGGTTCGTCGTGTTTCGTGTCTTCGATGTCTTCAAGCCGTGGCCGATCCGCTGGGCCGACCGCCGCGTGGCGGGGGGCTTCGGCATCATGATCGATGACGTGCTGGCGGGCATCTATGCTTGGAGTACCATTCACCTCTGGTTGTGGCTCCACTGAGGCGGCGACGCCTCGTTCGAACCATCTTTGTCACTGAGGAATAGCATGCGCAAGGGACGCCTACTGGTTGCCGCCGTGATGGTGCTGGGAGCCGGCTATCTGGCCGCCCAGGCCTATTCGAGTGCAATATTCGAGCGCGAGCTGTCGCGCACCCTGGACGATCTCGAGGCGCGCGGCGACCTGCACGTGCAGCGCGACCAGCTCGATCGTGGCTGGTTCGTGTCCCGCGGCGAGATCCAGCTCACCGCGCTGCTCGACGACTGGCAGCTGTCGCTGCCCTATGTCGCCCAGCATGGCCTGCTGACCACGCGCATCGAGGGTGATCTGCAGCTGCAGCTCGAGGGCGGTGACGACACCCTGTTCGGCGAGCGTCTGCCGGCCAGCCCGCCGCGCTGGCACGGCGAGTACCAGACCCTGTCGCAGACCTTCGAGGGCCGCCTGGACATGGCGCCTTTCCAGGTCTCCGACGAGCAGGGCGAGCTCGACTTCGAAGGCCTGGCGCTGCGTCTCAGCGGCGAGCAGGGTGATCTGTCACTGACCGGCAGCGTGGCGCCGTGGCGCCTCGACGTCGACGGTGAGCGGCTGGAGGTGGGGCCGCTGCAGCTCGACAGCCACTACCGCTACGGCGAGAACGACTTTTTGCAGCGTGACGAGATGCAGCTCGCCTACCTGCGCTTGGCTCAGGCCAACGGTCCCGAGATCGCCCTGCAGGCGCTGGGCTATCGCGGCGAGGTGCGTCTGGGCCGCGACGAGCTGGCCCTGGCGGGGCGCCTGTCGCTGGGCGAGATGATGCTGGCGGGGGAGCCGGCGCTCGCCGGCGAGCTGGCGCTGGGTGTGTCGCGCCTCAACGCCGATGCCGTGCGCACCCTGAGCCGTGAGCTGCGGGAGGCGCTGGCCGCCCGCGATAGCCAGGACCCGCTGACCGACCGCGAGGCCGAGGCGCTGGCGATGCGCCTCGAGCCCTACGTGCTCGCAACCCTGGTCGACTCGCCGCGGCTGACCCTCGAGCCGCTGCAGCTCGCCAGTCCGATGTTCGGTGTCGAAGCGCATGTCGAGGGCGAGCTGGTCTTCGACGGCAGCGATATCGAGCGCCTGTCGCTGGCCGACCTCGAGGTGGTCGCTACCGACAATCCCTGGCTGGCGCGTCTCGATGGCCACTTCGTATGGCGTGACCTGCCGCGCTTCGTGGCGCTACAGCTGGGGCTGCCGCTGGACACCGAGGACCTCGAGATTCGCATCGATGGCGGCTCGCTGACGCTCAACGGCGAGCCGCTGCCGCCGCTCTGGTAGCCGCGCGGCAACCGACATAAGCGGCGGTCACGCTTGAAGTTTGCTTGCCTCGCCCGCATTCCTGTTGGCAACAGGGCAACTGCCCACCGCTGCCAACAGGGATGCACGATGAGCGAACGCGACGATCTGCATGACGTAATCTTCGACACCGCCCCTCGCGATGAGCATGAAGCGGGCGACACCGAGTCGCATCACCACGGCGCCGTGGTGCCGGCCCGTGACACCTTGCCCGAGCGACTCTACCTGCTGCCGATCCACAATCGGCCGTTCTTTCCCGCCCAGGTGCAGCCGCTGGTGATTCACCGCCCGCGCTGGGAAGAGACCATCAAGCGCGTCGGTAATACCCCT from the Halomonas sp. 1513 genome contains:
- a CDS encoding 6,7-dimethyl-8-ribityllumazine synthase; its protein translation is MQPISQVEGNFTDVDGRYVIVVGRFNHHVVDSLVEGAVDSLVRHGVDAEHIDIVHVPGAWELPLAVKRALKVAKPDAVIALGAVIRGGTPHFEYVAGNCNAALGNLQLEFDTPVANGVLTVNSIEQAIERAGTKAGNKGAEAAMAAMEMVSLLKHFGGDE
- a CDS encoding phosphatidylglycerophosphatase A — translated: MNRAPASVWRRPTHFLAFGLGSGTVPWAPGTFGTLAAIPFYWLMSELPLSWYMLIILATFIIGVWLCEVTSRDLGVHDHSGIVWDEFVGYWITMAAVPFSWEAALWGFVVFRVFDVFKPWPIRWADRRVAGGFGIMIDDVLAGIYAWSTIHLWLWLH
- a CDS encoding N utilization substance protein B, whose protein sequence is MKESRRAPSAAQQARHAARELAVQGLYQWQMTGKSITAVEAEFRSQIADDDLEDHENWAKVMEIADLALFHELLHNVVRFRDDLDAAITPLLDRRLEELDPIELAILRLGTYELSRRLEVPYRAVINEGVELAKSFGATDGHKYVNGILDKLAARLRYAEVSARR
- a CDS encoding thiamine-phosphate kinase codes for the protein MLSEFELIARHFARSPQAEAHGVQLGVGDDCALLAPSAGCQLAVSVDTSVAGVHFPADAPPAAIGHRALAVALSDLAAMGATPRWCLMALTLPEVDHAWLGEFAAGFHALCAETGVSLVGGDVTRGGLAVSVTVHGEVPTGAALTRSAARPGDVLAVTGTLGAAHAGLKAWQAGQRDLAQPLLARYLLPQPRLDAGLALRGLASAAIDLSDGLLPDLGHLCQASGVGAELDAAALPLADGLVAALGEEGARQAALAGGDDYELLVSLPAAALDEARRRLAEIGVALTVIGRCSATPGVRGVAAVDGWQHFPGGEA
- a CDS encoding 3,4-dihydroxy-2-butanone-4-phosphate synthase, which translates into the protein MAKASQDSSADQATGMASIAELIDDIRQGKMVILMDDEDRENEGDVIMAAEKVEAQHINFMARHARGLICLPMTRERCQRLKLPLMVSDNGSGFGTKFTLSIEAAEGVSTGISAADRARTVQAAVARDARAEDIVQPGHIFPLMAEPGGVLRRAGHTEAACDLAAMAGLDPSGVICEVMNDDGSMARRPELERFAAEHGLKMGTIADLIHYRIHNEQTIDHVESTQVQTSFGALDLHVFRDSIQGAHHLALVKGRPSPEVPTTVRVHLADVMRDLLCLQKGDNASWSASGAIAEVARAEAGVFVLLDDGRPRQDFLDYLEVFLERRRQPRGSESDGAGNYLTIGTGSQILRHLGVGKMRLLSSPWKFSALSGFDLEVVERLDP